A stretch of Brassica napus cultivar Da-Ae chromosome C6, Da-Ae, whole genome shotgun sequence DNA encodes these proteins:
- the LOC125588533 gene encoding uncharacterized protein LOC125588533 translates to MGGSPPSGDTVRSVKDYHRQVATSQKWPTKPTSHTPITFSPDDAEGVHAPHNDPLLVVLGIGEYDVTKILIDTESSVELIFRGTLQKMGVDLDDIKASSRTLTGFNGSSETILGTIRLPVRACGVTRTIKFAVVSTKAPYHAILGTPWLHSMQAVPSTYHQCVKFPGTDERIKTLRGDQKAARDLLVAIVKLQRSSLPVNFVSHPTSKVCSQESEALELPIDDADQSRTVRVGAYLSKEMQQSILNFLRKNVSTFAWSMADMKGIDPTITTHELNVDPTFKLIRQKRRKLGPDRSKAVNEEVDKLLGAGSIAEVRYPEWLANPVVVKKKNGKWRVCVDFTDLN, encoded by the coding sequence ATGGGAGGCTCCCCTCCTAGCGGAGACACTGTCCGTTCTGTAAAAGACTATCATCGACAAGTCGCGACTTCCCAGAAGTGGCCGACTAAACCGACAAGTCACACTCCGATAACCTTCTCACCGGACGACGCTGAAGGAGTTCACGCTCCCCATAATGATCCTCTTCTCGTCGTCCTTGGAATTGGAGAGTATGATGTCACCAAGATCCTCATTGACACCGAAAGTTCCGTCGAACTCATCTTCCGAGGAACTCTGCAGAAGATGGGAGTTGATCTTGACGACATAAAAGCGTCTTCCAGGACGTTAACCGGATTCAATGGATCCTCCGAAACTATCTTGGGAACGATCCGCCTCCCGGTACGCGCGTGTGGCGTTACTCGAACGATTAAGTTTGCCGTTGTAAGCACAAAAGCTCCGTATCACGCTATACTCGGCACCCCTTGGCTACACTCAATGCAAGCCGTTCCTTCCACCTACCACCAGTGCGTCAAGTTCCCTGGCACGGACGAAAGGATAAAAACGCTGCGAGGGGATCAAAAGGCCGCTAGGGATCTCCTAGTCGCCATAGTCAAACTCCAACGGTCATCTCTACCCGTTAATTTTGTATCTCACCCAACCTCAAAAGTCTGTTCCCAGGAAAGCGAGGCTCTCGAGTTACCTATTGACGACGCCGATCAAAGTCGAACCGTAAGGGTTGGTGCATACCTTTCTAAGGAAATGCAGCAGTCAATTCTGAACTTCCTCAGGAAGAACGTGTCTACATTCGCTTGGTCTATGGCAGACATGAAAGGCATTGACCCGACTATAACGACTCACGAGCTAAACGtcgacccaacattcaaacTTATCCGCCAGAAGCGACGTAAGCTCGGCCCTGACAGGTCGAAGGCCGTAAACGAAGAAGTTGACAAGCTACTCGGTGCAGGTTCGATCGCTGAGGTCCGCTACCCGGAATGGTTGGCAAATCCGGTagtcgtcaaaaagaaaaatggcaaGTGGCGCGTCTGCGTCGACTTCACCGATCTGAATTAA
- the LOC106404880 gene encoding peroxidase 11 — protein MSTSLILIYLFEVPPNFSNSLPPSPTNKFTFPNKKIGSKRVSREETMKLLLVIFLVHAIFIPCFSFDVSGKDLPLTLDNYKSTCPTAFDVIKKEMECIVKEDPRNAAIVIRLHFHDCFVQGCDASVLLDETETLQGEKKASPNINSLKGYEIVDRIKNIIESECPGVVSCADLLTISARDATILVGGPYWDVPVGRKDSKTASYELATTNLPTPEEGLVSIISKFYYQGLSVEDMVALVGAHTIGKAQCRNFRSRIYGDFRVTSALNPVSETYLTSLRELCPESSGEGDSNVTAMDNVTPNLFDNSIYHTLLRGEGLLNSDHEMYSSMFGIQTRRIVSKYAEDPVAFFEQFSKSMVKMGNILNSKSLVDGEVRRNCRFVNT, from the exons ATGTCTACTTCTCTCATCCTTATATATCTATTTGAAGTCCCACCCAATTTCTCCAACTCCTTACCTCCCAGTCCCACAAATAAATTTACatttccaaacaaaaaaattggatCAAAAAGGGTTTCAAGAGAAGAAACAATGAAACTCCTCCTTGTGATCTTTCTCGTTCATGCAATATTTATCCCATGCTTTTCCTTTGACGTATCGGGAAAGGATCTTCCTTTAACCCTCGACAATTACAAGTCTACTTGCCCCACCGCATTTGACGTCATCAAGAAAGAAATGGAATGCATAGTGAAGGAAGATCCTAGAAATGCAGCCATAGTTATTCGTCTACACTTCCATGACTGTTTTGTCCAA GGATGCGATGCATCGGTGTTACTGGATGAAACAGAGACACTGCAGGGAGAGAAGAAAGCTTCTCCCAACATAAACTCATTGAAAGGATACGAAATTGTAGACAGAATCAAGAACATAATCGAATCTGAATGTCCTGGAGTCGTTTCCTGCGCTGATCTTCTCACGATTTCTGCTAGAGATGCTACAATCCTG GTTGGTGGGCCTTACTGGGACGTTCCTGTGGGAAGAAAAGATTCAAAGACAGCAAGCTACGAGCTTGCAACAACGAACCTTCCAACTCCTGAAGAGGGTTTAGTCAGCATCATCTCTAAATTCTACTATCAGGGTCTCTCTGTTGAAGACATGGTCGCTCTTGTTG GAGCTCACACGATCGGGAAAGCACAATGCCGGAACTTCCGTTCACGGATCTACGGTGATTTTCGGGTGACGTCTGCGCTGAATCCTGTGTCGGAGACGTACCTGACGAGCCTCCGAGAGTTGTGTCCGGAGAGCAGCGGAGAAGGTGACAGCAACGTGACGGCGATGGACAACGTGACGCCGAATCTCTTCGACAACTCTATCTACCACACGTTGCTGAGAGGAGAAGGGTTATTGAACTCGGACCACGAGATGTACTCGAGCATGTTCGGTATACAGACGCGGCGTATAGTGAGCAAGTACGCGGAGGATCCGGTTGCTTTCTTCGAGCAATTCTCTAAGTCGATGGTGAAGATGGGGAACATTTTGAACTCTAAGAGCTTGGTCGATGGAGAAGTTCGAAGAAACTGCAGATTCGTTAATACATGA